Proteins from a single region of Electrophorus electricus isolate fEleEle1 chromosome 5, fEleEle1.pri, whole genome shotgun sequence:
- the zmynd11 gene encoding zinc finger MYND domain-containing protein 11 isoform X2 — protein sequence MSRVVKKRQADPKVVQYVWSAIEVIRNQKQIANMDRISKYLSRMYGMHPKETARQLVLAVKDGLVVETLTVGCKGSKAGVEQEGYWLPGDEMDWEAESHDWYCFECHLPGDVLECDSCFRVYHLRCLTEEHRPRDTTSHWQCAICRGSKRKNFNKQEMTTYLRFILARMKERAIDLHKKGKETKQPMYRRLIHSPLDVDNIQENISDGKYKSFEEFKADAQLIVHNTAILHGAHSDQTEIAKLLYNDTCHELNELLLCRNCFHLSNARPDNWFCYPCVPSHELVWARMKGFGYWPAKVMQREGSQVDVRFFGHQHQRAWIPSDNIQAISVSAQQLQVKRSAGWKKACEELELHQRFLREGRTWKGRPEERPDRLEERLDEAESSISSTSNEQSKGNQEPKAKKSRRSQALEPKEEEPELEMEAVSSSQEIPTAAPHQPERMSVSTQTKKSVSASSSGPSPPPRMLHRGTQTSNEGSCQNMCHDKYTKIFSDVKEMMKAENKRETERVLKEALDKLRTEMEEEKRQAVSKAVSSTQADMDRKCKQVKDKCKEDLMEEMKKMVSQHKQLISQTKKKQWCYNCEEEAMYHCCWNTSYCSIKCQQEHWHADHKRTCRRKR from the exons ATGTCGCGGGTGGTGAAGAAGAGGCAGGCCGACCCTAAAGTCGTTCAGTATGTGTGGTCGGCCATCGAGGTCATTCGCAACCAGAAACAGATTGCGAACATGGACCGAATCTCAAA GTATTTAAGCCGCATGTACGGGATGCACCCCAAGGAGACGGCCAGGCAGCTGGTGCTGGCAGTAAAGGACGGCCTGGTGGTGGAAACCCTCACTGTGGGCTGCAAGGGTTCCAAAGCCGGGGTGGAGCAGGAGGGCTACTGGCTGCCTGGAGACGAGATG gaCTGGGAGGCGGAGAGCCATGACTGGTACTGCTTTGAGTGTCATCTCCCTGGTGACGTCCTGGAGTGCGACAGCTGTTTTCGTGTCTATCACCTCCGCTGCCTCACTGAAGAGCACCGGCCCAGGGACACCACTTCGCACTGGCAGTGTGCTATCTGCAGG GGTAGTAAGCGGAAGAATTTTAACAAGCAGGAAATGACCACATACCTGAGGTTCATTCTTGCACGTATGAAAGAGAGA GCTATTGACCTGCACAAGAAAGGCAAGGAGACGAAGCAGCCTATGTACAGGAGGCTCATCCACTCACCGCTGGACGTAGACAACATCCAGGAG AACATCTCTGATGGCAAGTACAAGAGCTTCGAGGAGTTCAAAGCCGATGCTCAGCTTATTGTCCACAACACGGCCATCCTTCACGGAG CACATAGTGATCAGACTGAAATTGCTAAACTTCTGTACAATGACACATGCCACGAG TTGAATGAGTTACTGTTATGCAGAAACTGCTTCCATCTATCCAACGCTCGGCCCGACAACTGGTTTTGTTATCCATGT GTGCCCAGCCATGAGCTGGTGTGGGCCAGGATGAAGGGCTTCGGCTACTGGCCTGCCAAGGTGATGCAGAGGGAAGGCAGCCAGGTGGATGTGCGCTTCTTCGGTCACCAGCACCAGCG GGCCTGGATCCCCTCGGACAACATCCAGGCAATCTCAGTGAGTGcgcagcagctgcaggtgaaGCGCAGCGCCGGCTGGAAGAAGGCGTGTGAGGAGCTGGAGCTGCACCAGCGCTTCCTGCGCGAGGGCCGTACTTGGAAGGGCCGGCCCGAGGAGCGGCCCGACCGGCTCGAGGAGCGCCTCGACGAGGCCGAGTCCAGCATCTCCTCCACTAGCAATGAGCAG TCCAAGGGGAACCAGGAACCCAAAGCCAAGAAGAGCCGTCGTTCCCAAGCGCTTGAGCCCAAGGAGGAG GAGCCTGAGCTCGAGATGGAGGCGGTGAGCTCCAGCCAGGAGATCCCCACTGCCGCACCCCACCAGCCTGAGCGCATGTCCGTCTCCACCCAGACCAAAAAGAGCGTCTCGGCGTCGTCCTCCGGGCCCTCGCCGCCGCCTCGCATGCTCCACCGCGGCACCCAGACGTCAAACGAGGGCAGTTGCCAGAACATGTGCCACGACAAGTACACAAAGATCTTCAGCGACGTCAAGGAGATGATGAAGGCCGAGAACAAGCGGGAGACTGAGCGCGTACTCAAGGAGGCCCTGGACAAG CTCCGCAccgagatggaggaggagaagaggcagGCGGTGAGCAAAGCGGTGTCCAGCACCCAGGCTGACATGGACCGCAAGTGCAAGCAGGTGAAGGACAAGTGCAAAGAGGATCTAATGGAAGAGATGAAGAAGATGGTGAGCCAGCACAAGCAGCTCATCTCGCAGACCAAGAAGAAGCAGTGG TGCTATAACTGCGAGGAGGAGGCCATGTACCACTGCTGCTGGAACACCTCCTACTGCTCCATCAAGTGCCAGCAGGAGCACTGGCACGCCGACCACAAACGCACCTGCCGCCGGAAGAGATGA
- the zmynd11 gene encoding zinc finger MYND domain-containing protein 11 isoform X1 produces the protein MSRVVKKRQADPKVVQYVWSAIEVIRNQKQIANMDRISKYLSRMYGMHPKETARQLVLAVKDGLVVETLTVGCKGSKAGVEQEGYWLPGDEMEQMSEGSKDWEAESHDWYCFECHLPGDVLECDSCFRVYHLRCLTEEHRPRDTTSHWQCAICRGSKRKNFNKQEMTTYLRFILARMKERAIDLHKKGKETKQPMYRRLIHSPLDVDNIQENISDGKYKSFEEFKADAQLIVHNTAILHGAHSDQTEIAKLLYNDTCHELNELLLCRNCFHLSNARPDNWFCYPCVPSHELVWARMKGFGYWPAKVMQREGSQVDVRFFGHQHQRAWIPSDNIQAISVSAQQLQVKRSAGWKKACEELELHQRFLREGRTWKGRPEERPDRLEERLDEAESSISSTSNEQSKGNQEPKAKKSRRSQALEPKEEEPELEMEAVSSSQEIPTAAPHQPERMSVSTQTKKSVSASSSGPSPPPRMLHRGTQTSNEGSCQNMCHDKYTKIFSDVKEMMKAENKRETERVLKEALDKLRTEMEEEKRQAVSKAVSSTQADMDRKCKQVKDKCKEDLMEEMKKMVSQHKQLISQTKKKQWCYNCEEEAMYHCCWNTSYCSIKCQQEHWHADHKRTCRRKR, from the exons ATGTCGCGGGTGGTGAAGAAGAGGCAGGCCGACCCTAAAGTCGTTCAGTATGTGTGGTCGGCCATCGAGGTCATTCGCAACCAGAAACAGATTGCGAACATGGACCGAATCTCAAA GTATTTAAGCCGCATGTACGGGATGCACCCCAAGGAGACGGCCAGGCAGCTGGTGCTGGCAGTAAAGGACGGCCTGGTGGTGGAAACCCTCACTGTGGGCTGCAAGGGTTCCAAAGCCGGGGTGGAGCAGGAGGGCTACTGGCTGCCTGGAGACGAGATG GAACAGATGTCTGAGGGAAGCAAG gaCTGGGAGGCGGAGAGCCATGACTGGTACTGCTTTGAGTGTCATCTCCCTGGTGACGTCCTGGAGTGCGACAGCTGTTTTCGTGTCTATCACCTCCGCTGCCTCACTGAAGAGCACCGGCCCAGGGACACCACTTCGCACTGGCAGTGTGCTATCTGCAGG GGTAGTAAGCGGAAGAATTTTAACAAGCAGGAAATGACCACATACCTGAGGTTCATTCTTGCACGTATGAAAGAGAGA GCTATTGACCTGCACAAGAAAGGCAAGGAGACGAAGCAGCCTATGTACAGGAGGCTCATCCACTCACCGCTGGACGTAGACAACATCCAGGAG AACATCTCTGATGGCAAGTACAAGAGCTTCGAGGAGTTCAAAGCCGATGCTCAGCTTATTGTCCACAACACGGCCATCCTTCACGGAG CACATAGTGATCAGACTGAAATTGCTAAACTTCTGTACAATGACACATGCCACGAG TTGAATGAGTTACTGTTATGCAGAAACTGCTTCCATCTATCCAACGCTCGGCCCGACAACTGGTTTTGTTATCCATGT GTGCCCAGCCATGAGCTGGTGTGGGCCAGGATGAAGGGCTTCGGCTACTGGCCTGCCAAGGTGATGCAGAGGGAAGGCAGCCAGGTGGATGTGCGCTTCTTCGGTCACCAGCACCAGCG GGCCTGGATCCCCTCGGACAACATCCAGGCAATCTCAGTGAGTGcgcagcagctgcaggtgaaGCGCAGCGCCGGCTGGAAGAAGGCGTGTGAGGAGCTGGAGCTGCACCAGCGCTTCCTGCGCGAGGGCCGTACTTGGAAGGGCCGGCCCGAGGAGCGGCCCGACCGGCTCGAGGAGCGCCTCGACGAGGCCGAGTCCAGCATCTCCTCCACTAGCAATGAGCAG TCCAAGGGGAACCAGGAACCCAAAGCCAAGAAGAGCCGTCGTTCCCAAGCGCTTGAGCCCAAGGAGGAG GAGCCTGAGCTCGAGATGGAGGCGGTGAGCTCCAGCCAGGAGATCCCCACTGCCGCACCCCACCAGCCTGAGCGCATGTCCGTCTCCACCCAGACCAAAAAGAGCGTCTCGGCGTCGTCCTCCGGGCCCTCGCCGCCGCCTCGCATGCTCCACCGCGGCACCCAGACGTCAAACGAGGGCAGTTGCCAGAACATGTGCCACGACAAGTACACAAAGATCTTCAGCGACGTCAAGGAGATGATGAAGGCCGAGAACAAGCGGGAGACTGAGCGCGTACTCAAGGAGGCCCTGGACAAG CTCCGCAccgagatggaggaggagaagaggcagGCGGTGAGCAAAGCGGTGTCCAGCACCCAGGCTGACATGGACCGCAAGTGCAAGCAGGTGAAGGACAAGTGCAAAGAGGATCTAATGGAAGAGATGAAGAAGATGGTGAGCCAGCACAAGCAGCTCATCTCGCAGACCAAGAAGAAGCAGTGG TGCTATAACTGCGAGGAGGAGGCCATGTACCACTGCTGCTGGAACACCTCCTACTGCTCCATCAAGTGCCAGCAGGAGCACTGGCACGCCGACCACAAACGCACCTGCCGCCGGAAGAGATGA